Genomic window (Streptomyces sp. NBC_00078):
CAGCTCCTTCTCCAGCGCGTCGCGCAGATCGACGAGCAGTTCGACGTCCAGCGCCGCGTACCGCAGCCAGGGATCGGGCAGCGGACGGGTCGACCAGTCGACGGCGGAGTGCCCCTTCTCGAGTACGAAGCCGAGGACGCCCTCGACCATGGCGCCGAGGCCGACCCTGGGGAACCCGGCGAGACGGCCGGCCAGCTCGGTGTCGAACAGCCGCGTCGGCACCATGCCTATCTCGCGCAGGCAGGGCAGATCCTGGGTCGCCGCGTGCAGCACCCATTCGACGCCGGAAAGCGCCTCACCGAGCGCCGACAGGTCGGGGCAGGCCACGGGATCGATCAGCGCGGTCCCCGCACCCTCGCGGCGCAGCTGGACGAGGTAGGCGCGCTGGCCGTAGCGGTAGCCGGAGGCGCGCTCGGCGTCGACGGCGACAGGGCCGGAACCGGCCGCGAAGGCGGCGACCGCCTCGGCGAGCGCGTCCGCGTCGGCGATCACGGGCGGAACGCCCTCGCGCGGTTCGAGCAAAGGGATCGGCTCCTGGCCCGGCTCTGGATCGGGCGCCCCCGTAACAGATGTTCCGCCGTCTTCCGGAGGGGCGCCTCCGGTGGTTCGCAGTGAGCTGTCTGCTGCGGTCTCTTGGGCGTCGGTCACGTGTCAAGGGTATCTGTGTATGGACAGCGCCCGCCGACGTAACGTTCCGTCGGCGGGCGCCTGGGGGTCGTAAACCAGTCAGGTCGGTGAAAGATCCGGTTCACGACAGGTGGGACACGGGCGGGGAATCAGCGGTCGACTCTGTTCATGTCCGTGAATGAACGAGACGTACGGGTCGGTGGATTGCGTACGGGTCAGTGGATGATGCCGGTCCGGAGGGCCACCGCGACCATCCCGGCGCGGTCGCCCGTGCCGAGCTTGCGGGCGATACGGGCGAGGTGGCTCTTGACGGTCAGCGCGGACAGGCCCATGGAGACGCCGATCGCCTTGTTCGACTGGCCCTCCGCGACCAGACGCAGCACCTCGACCTCGCGGCCGGAGAGCTCGCGGTAGCCACCCGGGTGACTCGGGGCACCCGGGGGGCGGCGGTGCATACGGGCGGCGGCGGAGCCGATGGGGGCGGCGCCCGGCCGGGTGGGGAGCCCGACGTTCGTACGGGTGCCGGTGACGACGTAGCCCTTGACGCCGCCCGCGAGGGCGTTGCGTACGGCGCCGATGTCGTCGGCGGCGGACAGGGCCAGGCCGTTGGGCCAGCCCGCCGCGCGGGTCTCGGAGAGGATGGTGAGGCCGGATCCGTCGGGGAGATGGACGTCGGCGACGCAGATGTCGCGGGGGTTGCCGATGCGGGGACGAGCCTCCGCGATGGACGAGGCCTCGATGACGTCGCGCACACCGAGCGCCCACAGATGGCGGGTGACGGTGGAGCGGACGCGCGGGTCGGCCACGACCACCATTGCGGTCGGCTTGTTCGGGCGGTAGGCGACCAGGCTTGCGGGCTGCTCAAGGAGAACGGACACCAGGCCTCCTGGGGGTGCGGGACGGCTTTCAAGGTCACAGACGTCTTCGGCACCAAACCTGGAGCACTTTAGGGAAAGATCACGATTTAGTGAGTAACAATCCGTGCAATTCGGACAAGCGATCGATCGCTCGATGAATGAATCGGTCCGTTCGAGGACCGTTCGTGACTGAAAGTGGCCGAGTCGACAAAGTGACGGTCAAGGAGGCGGCCAAAGAGGGCGGTCAACGCGCCTGCGGATCCCGCCGCTGCGGCAGCGTCACGATCGACGCGTCGCCCGGCCCCGCCGGCGGCAGCCCGGCGACCTGGGCCAGCAGATCGCACCAGGAGGCAAGGTGGGCGGCCGTGTCGGGGACGCCGCCCAGGCCCTCGCGGGGCGTCCAGGAGGCGCGGATCTCGATCTGTGACGCGGCCGGGCGCTCCGACAGCCCGCCGAAGTAGTGCGAACTCGCGCGGGTGACGGTGCCGCTCGCTTCGCCGTACGACAGCCCGCGCGCGGAGAGCGCGCCGGTCAGCCACGACCAGCACACGTCGGGCAGCAGCGGGTCGGCGGCCATCTCCGGCTCCAGCTCCGCGCGCACCAGGGTGACCAGCCGGAAGGTACCCCGCCAGGCGTCGTGTCCGTCCGGATCGTGCAGCAGCACCAGCCGGCCGTCGGCCAGATCCTGGTCGCCGTCGACGACGGTGGCCTCCAGCGCGTACGCGAAGGGGGCGAGCCGCTGCGGTGCGCGGGTCGCCTCGACCTCGATCTGCGACCTCAGCCGCGCGGTCTTCAGCGCGTCGACGGCAGCCCGGAAGGGCAACGGCGGTGTACTGCTCCCATCCCGGTCCCCCTCCTTGGTGTCGTCCATTCCGTCAGCACCGTCCGACAGTCGTCCCTGAGCCGCAGCCATGCGGGGAAGATTAAGGGGAACGGGGGCTTCGTGCAGGGAGGGACACCCGTGCGGGGGCCGCATGTCCGGATAGTGCCCCGTGAACCCCTGCCTTCGCCGCTCCGGCGCCGTGCGAGACTTGCCGTCGTGAGTGCGAACGAGAGCCCCGCGGGCCAGGCCAAGACGCTGCCGACGACCACGCCCGACGCGGTCAGGGAATCCGCCTTCCTGAAGGCGTGCAGGCGCGAGCCCGTGCCGCACACGCCGGTGTGGTTCATGCGCCAGGCCGGGCGCTCGCTGCCCGAGTACCGCAAGGTGCGCGAGGGCATTCCGATGCTCGAATCCTGCACCCGCCCCGAACTCGTCACCGAGATCACCCTCCAGCCGGTGCGCCGGCTCGGCGTGGACGCGGCGGTCTACTTCAGCGACATCGTCGTCCCGCTCAAGGCCATCGGTATCGACCTCGACATCAAGCCCGGCGTCGGCCCGGTCGTCGAGCGCCCGATCCGCAGCCGCGCCGACCTGGCCCAGCTGCGCGACCTCACCCCCGAGGACGTCTCCTACGTCACCGAGGCCATCGGCCTGCTGACCCGCGAGCTCGGCTCGACCCCGCTCATCGGTTTCGCGGGCGCGCCTTTCACCCTCGCGAGCTACCTCGTCGAGGGCGGCCCGTCGCGCACGTACGAGAACGCCAAGGCGATCATGTACGGCGACCCCGAGCTCTGGGCCGACCTGCTCGACCGCCTCGCGGAGATCTCGGCCGCGTTCCTGAAGGTGCAGATCGAGGCGGGCGCCTCGGCCGTCCAGCTCTTCGACTCGTGGGCCGGCGCCCTCTCCCCGGCCGACTACCGCCGCTCCGTGCTGCCCGCCTCCGCCAAGGTCTTCGACGCAGTCGCCTGCTACGACGTCCCGCGCATCCACTTCGGCGTCGGCACCGGCGAGCTGCTCGGCCTCATGGGCGAGGCCGGCGCGGACGTCGTCGGCGTCGACTGGCGTGTCCCGCTCGACGAGGCGGCCCGCCGCGTCGGCCCCGGCAAGGCGCTCCAGGGCAACCTCGACCCGACGGTCCTGTTCGCCTCCAAGGAGGCCATCGAGACCAAGACCCGCGAGGTCCTCGACTCCGCCGCCGGCCTGGAGGGCCACGTCTTCAACCTCGGCCACGGCGTCATGCCGACCACCGACCCGGACGCGCTGACCCGGCTCGTGGAGTACGTGCACACGCAGACCGCCCGCTGATTTTCCGTACGGCACCTCACCAGGTGTGCCGGGGCCGTGCCCGCCTGCCGAACAGCAGGCCGCGCGGTTCCGGCGGCGGGGGTGTGCCCGGCTTGAGCGGCCAGGCGAGGAGCATGCCGACCAGGAAGCCGACGACGTGCGCCGCGTACGCCACCGTCCCGGCGGTGGAGACGCCCCCGCCCGACGAGTAGACCGCCTGGAGCGCGAACCAGAAGCCCAGCACCAGCCAGGCAGGCAGTCTCAGCGGCAGGAAGACCAGGAACGGCACGAGAACCCAGACCCTGGCCTTCGGGTAGAGCACCAGATAGGCGCCCAGGACACCGGCGATCGCCCCGGAGGCGCCGATCAGCGGGTCGCTGGAGTCGGCGTTGAGGAGCGCGAAGCCGTACGACGCCGCGTAGCCGCAGACGACGTAGAACAGCGCGTACCTGATGTGTCCCATGCGGTCCTCGACGTTGTTGCCGAAGATCAGCAGGAAGAGCATGTTGCCGAGCAGGTGCAGCCAGCCGCCGTGCAGGAACATGGCGGTGATGACGGACAGCGCGGGCGACTTGTCGTAGCCCGGTGGGGCCACCACACAGCCCAGTGCGCCGTTCGTCGCCCTGCCGATCTCGCCCGTGGGGACCACACGCGGCATCTGATGGTGGATCAACTCCTGTGGTACCGCCGCGTAGTGGTCCAGGAACGCCTGCAGATGGCACGTCTGCGACAGGCTGCTGTCGCCCGCCACGGAACCGGCGAGGCCGGGCGTGTAGAGGAACACGAGGACGTTCGCGGCGATCAGCGCGTACGTCACCCAGGGGGTGCGGCGCACCGGGTTCACGTCATGGACGGGTATGACCACAAGGAATGTGTGCCCCCAGGGGGCGGGGTGAACCGGTGAACACGGGCACGCGCGCGTGCGTATGACTCCTCAACCGCCCGCGGCACGGGGAAGGCGGGTCGCGGGGACGACGTGAGGAACAGGCGATGAACGACCGAGTTACTCCTGCGATGCAGGCCACGCCCGACGGTGAGGCGGAGCTCTCCCTGGTGGTGAGGCTCCCGTGGGAGGACGTCGCCCGGCTCGGCCAGGAGGCGGGGCGGCTGGCTTCGCAGATGCAGCGGCCGGT
Coding sequences:
- a CDS encoding DUF3000 domain-containing protein; translated protein: MAAAQGRLSDGADGMDDTKEGDRDGSSTPPLPFRAAVDALKTARLRSQIEVEATRAPQRLAPFAYALEATVVDGDQDLADGRLVLLHDPDGHDAWRGTFRLVTLVRAELEPEMAADPLLPDVCWSWLTGALSARGLSYGEASGTVTRASSHYFGGLSERPAASQIEIRASWTPREGLGGVPDTAAHLASWCDLLAQVAGLPPAGPGDASIVTLPQRRDPQAR
- the hemE gene encoding uroporphyrinogen decarboxylase; translated protein: MSANESPAGQAKTLPTTTPDAVRESAFLKACRREPVPHTPVWFMRQAGRSLPEYRKVREGIPMLESCTRPELVTEITLQPVRRLGVDAAVYFSDIVVPLKAIGIDLDIKPGVGPVVERPIRSRADLAQLRDLTPEDVSYVTEAIGLLTRELGSTPLIGFAGAPFTLASYLVEGGPSRTYENAKAIMYGDPELWADLLDRLAEISAAFLKVQIEAGASAVQLFDSWAGALSPADYRRSVLPASAKVFDAVACYDVPRIHFGVGTGELLGLMGEAGADVVGVDWRVPLDEAARRVGPGKALQGNLDPTVLFASKEAIETKTREVLDSAAGLEGHVFNLGHGVMPTTDPDALTRLVEYVHTQTAR
- a CDS encoding rhomboid family intramembrane serine protease is translated as MVIPVHDVNPVRRTPWVTYALIAANVLVFLYTPGLAGSVAGDSSLSQTCHLQAFLDHYAAVPQELIHHQMPRVVPTGEIGRATNGALGCVVAPPGYDKSPALSVITAMFLHGGWLHLLGNMLFLLIFGNNVEDRMGHIRYALFYVVCGYAASYGFALLNADSSDPLIGASGAIAGVLGAYLVLYPKARVWVLVPFLVFLPLRLPAWLVLGFWFALQAVYSSGGGVSTAGTVAYAAHVVGFLVGMLLAWPLKPGTPPPPEPRGLLFGRRARPRHTW
- a CDS encoding response regulator transcription factor, encoding MSVLLEQPASLVAYRPNKPTAMVVVADPRVRSTVTRHLWALGVRDVIEASSIAEARPRIGNPRDICVADVHLPDGSGLTILSETRAAGWPNGLALSAADDIGAVRNALAGGVKGYVVTGTRTNVGLPTRPGAAPIGSAAARMHRRPPGAPSHPGGYRELSGREVEVLRLVAEGQSNKAIGVSMGLSALTVKSHLARIARKLGTGDRAGMVAVALRTGIIH